One genomic window of Qingrenia yutianensis includes the following:
- the trxB gene encoding thioredoxin-disulfide reductase, with product MEKYDIIIIGAGPAGLNAALYSARAGLKTLVLERLFAGGQAATTSEVENFIGTGKIGGAALCMQMEKQAKDFGAVIKFEDVVSLDTAKKEVTTKKNVYSARAVIVATGAKPRNLGIDGEEKFRGRGVSYCATCDGGFFRDKTACVIGGGDTAVEDALYLANLCKKVYVIHRRDTFRAARSNAEKLRKNDKIEIIFDTVPEKISGGDFVENLRVKNVKTGKVRDILTDAVFVAVGTVPTNSLTAGTLKTDENGYIIVDRNMRTSQRGIYAAGDICQKPLRQIITACADGAVAATAAAEDIME from the coding sequence ATGGAAAAATATGATATAATCATCATCGGAGCCGGTCCGGCAGGGCTTAACGCGGCGCTTTATTCCGCGCGCGCCGGGCTGAAAACGCTTGTTCTCGAGCGCCTTTTTGCCGGCGGACAAGCGGCGACCACAAGCGAGGTCGAAAACTTTATCGGCACAGGCAAAATCGGCGGTGCGGCGCTTTGTATGCAAATGGAAAAACAGGCGAAAGATTTCGGCGCGGTGATAAAATTTGAGGACGTCGTAAGCCTTGACACCGCGAAAAAAGAAGTCACCACCAAAAAGAATGTTTACAGCGCGCGTGCGGTAATCGTCGCGACGGGCGCAAAACCGCGTAATCTCGGCATAGACGGCGAAGAAAAATTCCGCGGACGGGGTGTTTCGTACTGCGCGACGTGCGACGGCGGATTTTTCCGTGACAAAACCGCGTGCGTAATCGGCGGAGGCGACACCGCGGTTGAGGACGCGCTCTACCTTGCGAATTTGTGCAAAAAAGTTTATGTCATTCACCGCCGTGACACGTTCCGCGCGGCGCGTTCCAATGCGGAAAAACTCCGCAAAAACGATAAAATCGAAATAATTTTCGACACCGTTCCCGAAAAGATTTCGGGCGGTGATTTTGTGGAAAATCTGCGCGTCAAAAACGTGAAAACGGGCAAAGTGCGCGATATTTTAACCGACGCGGTGTTTGTTGCGGTCGGCACCGTGCCGACAAATTCTCTTACCGCCGGCACGCTCAAAACCGACGAAAACGGATATATCATAGTCGACCGCAATATGCGCACGTCACAGCGCGGAATTTACGCGGCGGGCGACATCTGCCAAAAACCGCTCAGACAGATAATTACGGCGTGTGCGGACGGTGCGGTGGCGGCGACTGCGGCGGCGGAGGACATTATGGAGTAA
- a CDS encoding FAD:protein FMN transferase, which translates to MKKKILLFCIVPALILTGAVFSQNVSCSETKFMLDTYVTLTARGFNAKKAVSECFDEIKNFEQKSSVYISDSEISRLNETGENTLSDELLRLVSNAKIYTSETDGAFDITVKPLADLWNIKNFTRVPTEAEIAETMPKIGADNIEISENSVRLKNGAQIDLGGAAKGYLADKCAQIMQKHRVKSAICDLGGNIYALGEKNIKIGLQNPNGARGEYFGYIEGKNISVVTSGGYERFAELDGKKYIHIISPLNGKCAESDVASASIIGKSSEKCDAFATAVCVLGVEKGLEIVRAEDGIECVIADKNGCVYTSGNVNFKITDENFTRGN; encoded by the coding sequence ATGAAAAAGAAAATTCTGCTTTTTTGCATTGTGCCGGCGCTTATTTTAACAGGCGCCGTTTTTTCTCAAAATGTTTCGTGCAGTGAAACAAAATTTATGCTCGATACATACGTCACCCTCACCGCTCGCGGATTTAACGCGAAAAAAGCGGTGTCCGAGTGCTTTGACGAGATAAAAAACTTTGAGCAAAAAAGCAGTGTCTATATATCGGACAGCGAAATTTCGCGCCTTAACGAAACGGGCGAAAACACCCTTTCGGACGAGCTTTTGCGCCTTGTTTCAAACGCGAAAATTTACACGTCCGAAACCGACGGCGCGTTTGACATCACGGTGAAACCGCTCGCCGATTTGTGGAATATCAAAAATTTCACGCGCGTTCCGACGGAGGCTGAAATTGCCGAAACAATGCCGAAAATCGGCGCGGATAACATTGAAATTTCCGAAAATTCCGTCCGCCTCAAAAACGGCGCGCAAATCGATCTCGGCGGTGCCGCGAAAGGTTACCTCGCCGATAAATGCGCCCAAATTATGCAAAAACACCGCGTGAAAAGCGCAATCTGCGACCTCGGCGGAAATATCTATGCGCTTGGCGAAAAAAACATAAAAATCGGACTGCAAAACCCGAACGGCGCGCGCGGTGAATATTTCGGTTATATCGAGGGCAAAAATATATCGGTTGTCACAAGCGGAGGATACGAGCGTTTTGCCGAGCTTGACGGCAAAAAATACATTCACATCATCAGTCCGCTCAACGGAAAATGCGCCGAAAGCGACGTCGCAAGCGCGAGCATAATCGGCAAATCGAGCGAAAAATGCGACGCTTTCGCTACTGCGGTCTGCGTTCTCGGCGTTGAAAAAGGTCTTGAAATTGTCCGCGCCGAGGACGGCATTGAGTGCGTAATCGCGGATAAAAACGGGTGTGTTTACACGTCCGGCAACGTAAATTTTAAAATTACCGACGAAAATTTCACAAGGGGAAATTGA
- a CDS encoding M14 family metallopeptidase, which translates to MDFNNFDYEKLTKTLSALVKKYAFASVFSCGKSVLGRDILCIRIGKGKRKIFLNGAHHSLEWITSSLLASYACDYAAALKDETEFCGENILKLYQSAAFYIVPMVNPDGVNFVINGIKKNSPAYGVVKGALGGRNVKKVWQANANGVDLNHNYDASFAEGKKMEREMGIFGANYTRYSGEEPFSEPETQAVKALFEKEKFDISVAFHSQGEEIYYDFAGNTKYKRTAEALAKVSGYTAAKPGGIASVTGFKDWVIDKFSLPAFTVEAGKGQNPLPFSQFEKIRKDNYALITECAFLRL; encoded by the coding sequence ATGGATTTTAATAATTTCGACTATGAAAAACTTACGAAAACACTGTCGGCGCTGGTGAAAAAATACGCTTTTGCAAGCGTATTTTCGTGCGGAAAATCGGTGCTCGGGCGTGACATTCTGTGCATACGCATCGGCAAGGGAAAACGAAAAATTTTCTTAAACGGCGCGCACCATTCGCTCGAGTGGATAACCTCGTCGCTGCTTGCGTCCTACGCGTGCGATTATGCCGCGGCGCTCAAGGACGAAACCGAGTTTTGCGGTGAAAACATTTTAAAACTTTATCAAAGCGCGGCGTTTTACATCGTGCCTATGGTCAATCCCGACGGCGTGAATTTCGTGATTAACGGAATTAAGAAAAATTCGCCTGCGTACGGCGTTGTGAAAGGTGCGCTCGGAGGCAGAAACGTCAAAAAAGTGTGGCAGGCAAACGCGAACGGCGTCGACCTCAACCACAATTATGACGCGTCTTTTGCCGAGGGCAAAAAAATGGAGCGCGAAATGGGCATTTTCGGTGCGAATTACACGCGCTATTCGGGCGAAGAACCGTTTTCCGAACCTGAAACACAAGCGGTGAAAGCGCTTTTTGAAAAGGAAAAATTCGATATTTCGGTCGCTTTTCATTCGCAGGGTGAGGAAATTTACTACGACTTTGCAGGCAATACAAAATACAAACGCACCGCCGAGGCACTCGCAAAGGTGAGCGGATACACGGCGGCAAAACCCGGCGGAATTGCCTCGGTTACGGGATTTAAAGACTGGGTAATCGACAAATTTTCGCTTCCTGCGTTCACGGTTGAGGCGGGAAAAGGGCAAAATCCGCTTCCGTTTTCGCAGTTTGAAAAAATACGAAAGGATAATTACGCGCTCATCACCGAGTGTGCGTTTTTACGTTTATGA
- a CDS encoding M50 family metallopeptidase, whose amino-acid sequence MLTAVWTILIFCTLIFIHELGHFIAAKSVGVTVHEFSIGMGPKLFSRTKGETAYSVRLLPLGGFVRLEGEDDDSESDGALCNKKPWQKFVVLFAGGFMNFVLGFLVFIFLAANTYLTSNIIGAVTDGFSMQEQGFAEGDKIVAMEANGKSHRISSYNDIMLFNLTNPSADADITVVRNGGKITKHVSLKADESGRKIYGFSPKILPNTPLNVIKAAYDNSVYMTKMAGISLWWLITGKVPVTEVSGPVGIVSEINTAVSETGGFEGLLRALSLAGLISINLGVMNLLPLPALDGGRIVFVIAEKILGHRVSPGKEGLVHFIGFAILMAFMLFITFSDIRKLFG is encoded by the coding sequence ATGCTGACGGCGGTTTGGACAATTTTAATTTTCTGTACCTTAATTTTTATACACGAACTGGGGCATTTTATTGCTGCAAAGTCGGTGGGAGTAACCGTTCACGAATTTTCAATCGGAATGGGTCCCAAGCTTTTTTCGCGCACCAAGGGCGAAACCGCGTACAGCGTACGCCTTTTGCCTCTGGGCGGATTTGTGCGACTTGAGGGCGAGGACGACGACAGCGAAAGCGACGGCGCGCTGTGCAACAAAAAGCCGTGGCAGAAATTCGTTGTGCTTTTCGCCGGCGGATTTATGAATTTCGTTCTCGGATTTTTGGTTTTCATCTTCCTTGCCGCAAACACATATCTTACGTCCAATATCATCGGCGCGGTTACCGACGGTTTTTCTATGCAGGAGCAGGGTTTTGCCGAGGGCGACAAAATCGTTGCAATGGAGGCAAACGGCAAATCGCACCGAATTTCAAGCTATAACGACATTATGCTTTTTAACCTCACAAATCCCAGCGCGGACGCGGACATAACCGTTGTGCGAAACGGCGGAAAAATCACAAAACACGTATCGCTCAAAGCGGACGAAAGCGGACGCAAAATTTACGGATTTTCGCCGAAAATTCTGCCCAACACACCGCTGAACGTTATAAAAGCGGCATACGATAATTCGGTTTATATGACAAAAATGGCCGGAATTTCGCTTTGGTGGCTGATTACGGGAAAAGTGCCCGTCACCGAAGTGTCGGGACCTGTGGGAATTGTGAGCGAAATAAACACCGCCGTTTCGGAAACCGGCGGATTTGAGGGACTTTTGCGCGCACTCTCGCTTGCAGGACTAATCTCGATAAACCTCGGCGTGATGAACCTTCTTCCTTTGCCGGCGCTTGACGGCGGACGGATTGTGTTTGTAATCGCCGAAAAAATTCTCGGTCACAGAGTAAGCCCCGGCAAAGAGGGACTCGTTCACTTTATCGGCTTTGCGATTTTGATGGCGTTTATGCTGTTTATCACTTTTTCGGACATACGCAAGCTTTTCGGGTAA
- a CDS encoding 1-deoxy-D-xylulose-5-phosphate reductoisomerase — translation MKNIAVLGSTGSIGTQTLQIAGNDKNINICALAAKSNVKLLAEQVRKFKPVIACIADEEKYSELARETRDLSTKIVCGADGMAETASVKEADSVLNSVVGIAGLIPTICAVKAKKRLLLANKETLVCAGEIVMSLARGNGVDVIPVDSEHSAIFQCLNGEKREKIKKIWLTASGGPFFGKTRAELENKTKEDALKHPNWSMGAKITIDSATLMNKGLEIIEACHLFGVDIDKITPVIHRQSIVHSMVEFCDGSYMAQLGSPDMRLPISYAINYPERKPSFADELDIFQKSCLTFDKPDYDTFKCLNLAVSAYKKGGVLPAVLNGANEAAVDLFLQGKIKFLDIADLVENALEKFDGGGKITLDAVLDADKEARKIVYERGLSLC, via the coding sequence ATGAAAAATATTGCAGTTTTAGGTTCAACAGGTTCAATCGGCACGCAGACTTTGCAGATTGCCGGGAATGATAAAAATATTAACATCTGCGCACTTGCGGCTAAAAGCAACGTTAAGCTTTTGGCAGAGCAGGTGCGCAAATTTAAACCCGTAATTGCGTGCATTGCCGATGAGGAAAAGTATTCGGAACTTGCGCGCGAAACCCGTGATTTAAGCACAAAAATCGTGTGCGGTGCGGACGGAATGGCGGAAACCGCGTCGGTTAAGGAAGCCGACAGCGTGCTAAATTCGGTTGTGGGAATTGCGGGACTTATCCCTACAATCTGCGCGGTTAAGGCAAAAAAACGTCTGCTTTTGGCAAACAAGGAAACGCTCGTGTGCGCAGGCGAAATTGTGATGAGCCTTGCGCGCGGAAACGGTGTTGACGTTATCCCCGTCGACAGTGAACACAGCGCGATTTTTCAGTGTCTTAACGGCGAGAAAAGGGAAAAAATCAAAAAAATCTGGCTCACCGCGTCGGGAGGTCCGTTTTTCGGCAAAACGCGCGCGGAGCTTGAAAACAAAACGAAAGAGGACGCTTTAAAGCACCCGAACTGGAGTATGGGCGCGAAAATCACAATCGACAGCGCAACGCTTATGAACAAGGGGCTTGAAATTATCGAGGCGTGCCACCTTTTCGGCGTGGATATTGACAAAATCACCCCCGTAATCCACCGTCAGAGCATTGTTCATTCTATGGTGGAGTTTTGCGACGGCTCGTATATGGCACAGCTCGGCTCGCCCGATATGCGTCTGCCCATAAGCTATGCAATAAACTATCCCGAAAGAAAACCGTCGTTTGCGGACGAACTGGACATTTTTCAAAAATCGTGCTTAACATTCGATAAGCCTGATTACGACACGTTTAAATGCCTTAACCTCGCGGTGTCGGCATACAAAAAAGGCGGTGTTCTGCCTGCCGTTTTAAACGGCGCGAACGAGGCGGCGGTGGATTTGTTTTTGCAGGGTAAAATTAAATTTTTGGATATTGCGGATTTGGTTGAAAATGCGCTTGAAAAATTTGACGGCGGCGGAAAAATCACTCTTGACGCAGTGCTTGACGCCGACAAAGAGGCGCGAAAAATTGTATATGAGAGGGGATTAAGCCTATGCTGA
- a CDS encoding phosphatidate cytidylyltransferase yields the protein MLKERVIYGTLGFAAAVAVILQGSVALSIAVFALVVMALFEMYKSTGLLKKYKSLTAVGFMFAAAAMIFLLTAAIQDRINYSVFSKGVLQATLAFGFVLMLFMIFMHETVRFSTVSMLFLETVYITVTFAHIILISGEKNGAFTVWLVFFGAWGADTFAYFAGKTFGRHKLIEKVSPKKTVEGALGGVLGSVLVYILYGVILAKNGVGINYINLAVTGVLAAVISQVGDLIMSCIKRENHIKDYGDIIPGHGGILDRFDSVLTVAPLIFYLNIYLPSIL from the coding sequence ATGCTGAAAGAGAGAGTTATATACGGCACGCTCGGCTTTGCGGCGGCGGTTGCGGTGATTTTGCAGGGCAGTGTTGCGTTAAGCATTGCCGTGTTTGCGCTTGTGGTCATGGCGCTTTTTGAAATGTATAAATCGACGGGGCTTTTGAAAAAATATAAAAGTCTTACCGCAGTCGGATTTATGTTCGCCGCGGCGGCTATGATTTTTCTTCTCACCGCGGCAATTCAGGACAGAATAAATTATTCCGTCTTTTCAAAAGGCGTTTTGCAGGCAACGCTCGCGTTCGGATTTGTGCTTATGCTTTTTATGATTTTTATGCACGAAACCGTGCGTTTTTCCACCGTTTCAATGCTCTTTTTGGAAACGGTGTATATAACCGTGACATTTGCGCATATAATTTTAATCAGCGGAGAGAAAAACGGCGCGTTTACCGTGTGGCTGGTGTTTTTCGGCGCGTGGGGCGCGGATACGTTCGCGTACTTTGCCGGAAAAACTTTCGGCAGACACAAGCTTATTGAAAAGGTATCGCCCAAAAAGACCGTTGAGGGCGCGCTCGGCGGAGTTTTGGGAAGCGTTTTGGTATACATTCTCTACGGTGTAATTCTTGCGAAAAACGGAGTCGGCATAAACTACATAAATCTTGCGGTGACAGGCGTTCTCGCGGCGGTTATCTCGCAGGTGGGCGACCTTATTATGTCGTGTATAAAACGTGAAAATCACATAAAAGACTACGGCGATATTATCCCGGGCCACGGCGGAATTTTAGACAGATTCGACTCTGTTCTGACCGTTGCGCCCCTCATTTTCTATCTTAACATTTATTTGCCGTCCATATTGTAA
- a CDS encoding isoprenyl transferase — protein sequence MFFKKHKSVRVDKMSFPKHIAIILDGNGRWAKKRGLPRSAGHSMGAKNLENVVRYLKDTSVRYLTVYAFSTENWKRPKDEVDDLMALLEKYLRNYDELLGGEDVRLKIIGRKEGLSDTLIDLINEVEEKSKNRKQLTVSIALNYGGRQEICDAAKKIAEDVKSGKIDVSDIDENLFNDYIYTKNIPDPDLIIRPSGEERLSNFLLWQCAYSEFWFSNVCWPDFTPDKLEGAVADFQKRNRRFGGV from the coding sequence ATGTTTTTTAAAAAGCATAAATCGGTGCGCGTTGACAAAATGTCGTTTCCGAAACATATTGCCATAATTCTGGACGGAAACGGCAGATGGGCGAAAAAAAGAGGACTTCCGAGAAGTGCCGGTCACTCTATGGGGGCGAAAAATCTTGAAAACGTGGTAAGATACCTTAAAGACACAAGCGTGCGCTATCTTACCGTTTACGCGTTTTCCACCGAAAACTGGAAACGTCCCAAAGACGAGGTTGACGACCTTATGGCTCTGCTCGAAAAGTATCTGCGAAACTACGACGAGCTTCTCGGCGGAGAGGACGTGCGCCTTAAAATAATCGGCAGAAAAGAGGGGCTGTCCGACACGCTTATCGACCTTATAAACGAGGTTGAGGAAAAGTCGAAAAACCGAAAACAGCTCACCGTGAGCATCGCGCTCAACTACGGCGGACGGCAGGAAATCTGCGACGCGGCGAAAAAAATCGCAGAGGACGTAAAATCGGGCAAAATAGACGTTTCGGATATTGACGAAAATCTTTTTAACGATTATATTTACACAAAAAACATTCCCGACCCCGACCTTATTATCCGCCCGAGCGGAGAGGAGCGGCTGAGCAATTTTCTGCTTTGGCAGTGCGCTTATTCGGAATTTTGGTTTTCAAACGTTTGCTGGCCAGATTTCACGCCCGACAAGCTTGAGGGCGCGGTCGCGGATTTTCAAAAAAGAAACAGACGTTTCGGAGGTGTGTGA
- the frr gene encoding ribosome recycling factor — translation MAKYEQFETKMKKCISALEFDLNTIRAGRANAAVLDKISVEYYGVASPLAQVASISVPDARTIVIAPWDMSLVGEIEKAILKSELGINPQNDGKSLRLNFPPLTEERRKELVKEVSKKGENSKVAVRGVRRDAMEFYKNEKKNGDVTEDELKTIEKDIQNLTDKYVKTVDDTVAAKEKEILSV, via the coding sequence ATGGCTAAATACGAACAATTTGAAACCAAAATGAAAAAATGTATATCGGCATTGGAATTTGACTTAAACACAATCAGAGCAGGCAGAGCAAACGCGGCGGTGCTCGACAAAATCAGCGTTGAATATTACGGCGTTGCGTCGCCCCTCGCACAGGTTGCGTCAATCTCGGTTCCCGACGCGCGCACAATCGTTATCGCACCGTGGGATATGAGCCTTGTGGGCGAAATCGAAAAGGCGATTTTGAAATCGGAGCTCGGCATAAACCCGCAGAACGACGGCAAAAGCTTGCGTCTTAACTTCCCGCCTCTTACCGAGGAAAGACGAAAAGAACTCGTTAAAGAAGTGAGCAAAAAAGGCGAAAATTCCAAAGTTGCCGTACGCGGTGTGCGCCGTGACGCTATGGAATTTTACAAAAACGAGAAGAAAAACGGCGATGTTACCGAGGACGAACTCAAAACGATAGAAAAAGATATTCAGAACCTCACCGATAAATACGTTAAAACGGTTGACGATACCGTTGCGGCAAAGGAAAAAGAGATTTTGTCGGTTTGA
- the pyrH gene encoding UMP kinase, translating into MEPKYKRVLLKLSGEALAGEKGFGLCEDTIGRITDTIKECAEMGVQIAIVVGGGNFWRGRSGVKMDRTRADHMGMLATVINALAIQDALEQRGVPTRAQTAIEMRQIAEPYIRNKAIRHLEKGRVVVFGCGTGNPFFSTDTTAALRAAEIDAEAILLAKKVDGVYDSDPNINKDAVKFDNLSYIEVLNRGLGVMDSTATSLCMDNSIPIRVFGLDDPDNIKKVILGEEIGTLVK; encoded by the coding sequence ATGGAACCGAAATACAAAAGAGTATTGCTGAAACTCAGCGGTGAGGCGCTTGCAGGCGAAAAAGGCTTCGGTCTTTGCGAAGACACAATCGGAAGAATTACCGACACGATTAAAGAATGTGCCGAAATGGGCGTTCAGATTGCAATAGTTGTGGGCGGCGGAAACTTCTGGAGAGGCCGTTCCGGTGTTAAAATGGACAGAACGAGAGCCGACCATATGGGTATGCTTGCAACGGTTATAAACGCGCTTGCAATTCAGGACGCGCTCGAACAGAGAGGTGTTCCCACACGCGCGCAGACGGCTATTGAAATGCGTCAGATTGCCGAACCGTACATCAGAAACAAGGCAATAAGACATCTTGAAAAGGGCAGAGTTGTTGTTTTCGGGTGCGGTACGGGAAATCCGTTTTTCTCTACAGATACAACCGCGGCGCTCCGTGCGGCTGAAATAGACGCAGAGGCTATTTTGCTTGCGAAAAAGGTTGACGGCGTTTACGACAGCGACCCGAACATTAACAAAGACGCGGTTAAATTTGACAATCTTTCGTATATTGAAGTTTTAAACAGAGGACTCGGCGTTATGGATTCCACCGCAACATCGCTTTGTATGGATAATTCAATCCCGATCCGCGTGTTCGGTCTTGATGACCCCGACAATATTAAGAAGGTTATCCTCGGCGAAGAAATCGGAACCTTGGTGAAATAG
- a CDS encoding HAD family hydrolase, with product MYKAAVFDVDGTIADTIDTICYYGNRSMKKFGLPEIERERYKYLVGRGYENLVKGMLCEKNAYSDALFNEMKEFYHDDYETDSMYLTKLYDGISDVVKFLKNSGFKLGVLSNKPTGAVHDVIGAFFKEGTFDILCGGGDGFPLKPDPSALLDMLKKLDVSPDECIYAGDTKVDVETGKNAKIFTIGALWGFRTREELENAGADVIASEPREIIEIVKNKNNF from the coding sequence ATGTATAAAGCTGCGGTTTTTGACGTTGACGGCACAATCGCCGACACAATCGACACAATCTGCTACTACGGAAACCGTTCGATGAAGAAATTCGGTCTGCCCGAGATTGAGCGCGAACGGTATAAATATCTTGTCGGCAGAGGCTACGAAAACCTTGTAAAAGGTATGCTCTGCGAGAAAAACGCGTATTCCGACGCGCTTTTTAACGAGATGAAAGAGTTTTATCACGACGATTACGAAACCGATTCGATGTATCTTACAAAGCTGTACGACGGAATTTCTGACGTTGTGAAATTTTTGAAAAATTCGGGCTTTAAGCTGGGCGTTTTGTCAAACAAGCCGACCGGCGCGGTGCACGACGTTATCGGCGCGTTTTTCAAAGAAGGCACGTTTGACATTCTTTGCGGCGGCGGTGACGGATTTCCGTTAAAACCCGACCCGTCCGCACTTTTGGATATGCTGAAAAAACTTGACGTTTCGCCCGATGAGTGCATTTACGCCGGCGACACGAAAGTGGACGTCGAAACGGGCAAAAACGCAAAAATTTTCACAATCGGCGCACTGTGGGGGTTCCGCACGCGCGAAGAACTCGAAAATGCCGGCGCGGACGTCATAGCAAGCGAGCCGAGAGAAATTATCGAAATTGTAAAAAACAAAAATAATTTTTGA
- a CDS encoding helix-turn-helix transcriptional regulator translates to MAKESNQKLKILYLLKFLYEESDDTNFVSMTQILDYLALCGIYAERKSVYSDICELEHFGLDIISRKGKNAGYALASRTFETAQLKLLCDAVNASRFVTEKKSRELIGKIGGLTSRHNARELNRQLYMTERVKSGNETIYYNVDTLHGAVFAKKKVAFKYFEYNVQKNKVYRNGGAEYVVSPYALTFSDENYYLVSHYEKHGNLTNFRVDKMENIRILSEDAEDISKVTPENFKLSSYTKRLFGMFAGAEVSVKIRCENSLVNAVIDRFGRDIPVLPDGDSHFIATVNVADSPTFFAWVFTFGGKMKIVSPENIAQKFLSAVKDVEKIYE, encoded by the coding sequence GTGGCAAAAGAGAGCAATCAGAAGTTAAAAATTTTATATCTTTTAAAATTTCTGTACGAGGAAAGCGACGATACGAATTTTGTTTCTATGACGCAAATTCTCGATTATCTCGCGTTGTGCGGAATTTATGCCGAGCGCAAGTCGGTGTATTCCGACATCTGCGAACTGGAGCATTTCGGGCTTGACATTATCAGCCGAAAGGGCAAAAATGCAGGCTACGCGCTTGCGTCGCGTACGTTTGAAACAGCACAGTTAAAGCTATTGTGCGACGCGGTGAATGCGTCGCGGTTTGTCACCGAGAAAAAAAGCCGTGAACTTATCGGCAAAATCGGCGGTCTAACCAGCCGTCACAACGCGCGCGAGCTGAACCGTCAGCTCTATATGACCGAGCGCGTGAAAAGCGGAAACGAAACGATTTATTACAACGTCGACACGCTCCACGGCGCGGTTTTCGCAAAAAAGAAGGTCGCGTTTAAATATTTTGAATATAACGTGCAGAAAAACAAGGTTTACCGAAACGGCGGTGCGGAATACGTCGTGTCGCCCTATGCGCTTACCTTCAGCGACGAAAATTACTACCTTGTTTCGCACTACGAAAAGCACGGAAATCTCACAAATTTCCGCGTTGACAAAATGGAAAACATACGTATTCTTTCGGAGGACGCGGAGGATATTTCAAAAGTTACACCCGAAAATTTCAAGCTTTCAAGTTACACAAAACGGCTTTTCGGAATGTTTGCGGGCGCCGAGGTGAGCGTTAAAATAAGGTGCGAAAATTCGCTTGTAAACGCGGTTATCGACCGTTTCGGGCGCGATATTCCCGTTCTTCCCGACGGCGACAGTCACTTTATCGCAACGGTAAACGTTGCGGACAGTCCGACGTTTTTCGCGTGGGTGTTCACGTTCGGCGGAAAAATGAAAATCGTTTCGCCCGAAAACATAGCGCAAAAGTTTTTGAGCGCGGTTAAAGATGTTGAAAAAATTTACGAATAG